In Solea senegalensis isolate Sse05_10M linkage group LG18, IFAPA_SoseM_1, whole genome shotgun sequence, a single window of DNA contains:
- the prkar1ab gene encoding protein kinase, cAMP-dependent, regulatory, type I, alpha (tissue specific extinguisher 1) b has translation MASGSTNSEEERSLRECEQYVQKHNIQQLLKDCIVQLCTSRPDRPMAFLREYFERQEKEEAKQIQNQQKASSSRSDSRDEEVSPPMNPVVKGRRRRGAFSAEVYTEEDAASYVRKVIPKDYKTMAALAKAIEKNVLFSHLDDNERSDIFDAMFPVTYIAGETVILQGDEGDNFYVIDQGEMDVYVNNEWVTSIGEGGSFGELALIYGTPRAATVRAKTNVKLWGIDRDSYRRILMGSTLRKRKMYEEFLRKVSILESLDKWERLTVADALEPVQFEDGQKIVVQGEPGDEFFIILEGSAAVLQRRSENEEFVEVGRLGPSDYFGEIALLMNRPRAATVVARGPLKCVKLDRPRFERVLGPCSDILKRNIQQYNSFVSLSV, from the exons ATGGCATCTGGAAGTACgaacagtgaggaggagaggagcctgAGGGAGTGCGAGCAGTACgtgcagaaacacaacattcaacAGCTGCTGAAGGATTGCATTGTCCAGCTGTGCACCTCCAGGCCCGACAGGCCCATGGCCTTCCTCAGGGAGTACTTTGAGAGACAGGAGAAG GAGGAGGCCAAGCAGATCCAGAACCAACAGAAGGCCAGTAGTTCCCGTTCAGACTCACGAGATGAGGAGGTGTCTCCACCCATGAATCCCGTGGTCAAAGGTCGCCGGCGGAGAGGAGCCTTCAGCGCAGAGGTTTACACAGAGGAGGATGCAGCCTCGTATGTCAGAAAG GTCATTCCAAAAGACTACAAGACAATGGCAGCGTTGGCCAAAGCTATTGAAAAGAATGTGCTTTTCTCCCACCTGGATGACAATGAGAGGAG tGACATTTTCGACGCCATGTTTCCCGTCACCTACATCGCTGGGGAAACTGTTATTCTGCAGG GTGATGAAGGCGACAATTTTTACGTTATCGACCAAGGGGAGATGGAC GTCTATGTGAACAATGAATGGGTGACCAGCATCGGAGAAGGAGGCAGCTTTGGAGAGTTGGCCCTGATCTACGGCACCCCGAGGGCGGCCACCGTCCGAGCCAAGACCAACGTCAAGCTGTGGGGCATCGACAGAGACAGTTACAGGAGAATACTTATG ggaAGCACTTTGAGAAAGAGGAAGATGTACGAAGAATTCCTCAGGAAAGTGTCCATATTAG AGTCTCTTGACAAATGGGAGCGTCTGACAGTCGCCGATGCCTTGGAGCCCGTCCAGTTTGAGGATGGACAGAAGATTGTTGTGCAGGGAGAACCTGGAGACGAGTTCTTCATCATCTTagag gGTTCTGCAGCCGTGTTGCAGCGTCGCTCAGAGAACGAGGAGTTTGTGGAAGTGGGAAGATTAGGACCATCAGACTACTTTg GTGAGATCGCTCTGTTGATGAACCGTCCCCGCGCCGCCACCGTCGTCGCCCGCGGCCCCCTCAAGTGTGTCAAGCTCGACCGACCTCGCTTCGAGCGCGTCCTGGGTCCCTGCTCGGACATTCTCAAACGTAACATCCAGCAGTACAACAGCTTTGTCTCGCTGTCTGTCTGA
- the LOC122759274 gene encoding WD repeat domain phosphoinositide-interacting protein 1-like isoform X1 encodes MEPQDLPDFAEVDRGFICASFNQDTTQKSRHHQSGSERSSLSVGTKTGYRLFSVTAVDKLDCIHEGVECPDVYIVERLFSSSLVVVVSLSMPRRMNVYHFKKGTEICNYSYSNNILSVRLNRQRLVVCLEESIYIHNIKDMKLLKTLLNTPTNLSGLCALSVNHGNSYLAYPGSATIGEITIYDANNLSTVTLIQAHDSPLAALTFNASGTKLASASEKGTVIRVFSIPEGQRLFEFRRGMKRYVSISSLSFSADAQFLCASSNTETVHIFKLEQHSPSQEEESPTWSAYVGKMFTAASTYLPAQVSDMMHQDRAFATVRLNMFGLKNICALAMIQKLPRLLVASSDGFLYVYNVDPQDGGECVLVQKHRLFDSSEEQVEENEELTQDASPQPAGQSYAATVALPSTPPSSTTLMGYSEDGGAQKGEVIPEHEFAESPICLDDENEFPPVGNQSN; translated from the exons ATGGAGCCCCAGGATTTACCGGATTTCGCAGAAGTGGACCGAGGATTCATCTGCGCCTCGTTTAACCAGGACACCAC CCAGAAGTCGAGGCATCACCAGTCAGGAAGTGAACGCAG TTCTCTGTCTGTGGGCACCAAGACTGGCTACCGACTCTTCTCAGTCACCGCTGTGGACAAACTGGACTGTATCCATGAAGGAG TTGAATGTCCAGACGTGTACATCGTGGAGCGGCTGTTCTCCAGCagcctggtggtggtggtcagtCTGTCCATGCCACGGCGAATGAACGTCTACCACTTCAAGAAGGGCACGGAGATCTGTAACTACAGCTACTCCAACAACATCCTCTCCGTCAGGCTCAACAGACAG CGGCTGGTGGTTTGTCTGGAGGAGTCCATCTACATCCACAACATCAAAGACATGAAACTACTCAAGACCCTGCTCAACACACCCACCAACCTGTCAG GTCTCTGCGCGCTCTCCGTCAACCACGGTAACTCATACCTGGCGTACCCTGGCAGTGCCACCATCGGAGAGATCACCATCTACGATGCAAACAACCTG AGCACGGTGACACTGATTCAGGCCCATGACAGTCCACTGGCGGCTCTCACCTTCAACGCCTCTGGCACCAAACTGGCCAGCGCATCAGAGAAG GGAACTGTGATCAGAGTCTTCAGCATTCCTGAGGGACAGAGGCTGTTTGAATTCCGGCGAGGGATGAAGAG GTATGTTAGCATCAGTTCATTGTCCTTCAGTGCTGATGCCCAGTTCCTCTGCGCGTCCAGCAACACAGAGACGGTCCATATCTTTAAACTGGAGCAGCACAGCCCCAG TCAAGAGGAGGAGTCTCCCACATGGTCAGCATATGTGGGCAAAATGTTCACTGCAGCCAGCACCTACTTGCCCGCCCAGGTGTCAGACATGATGCATCAGGACAGAGCCTTCGCGACCGTTCGCCTCAACATGTTCGGCCTGAAGAACATCTGCGCCCTGGCAAT GATTCAGAAGCTCCCTCGCCTGCTGGTGGCGTCCTCGGACGGATTTCTCTACGTCTATAACGTGGATCCACAAGATGGAGGCGAGTGTGTCCTTGTCCAAAAACACAG GTTGTTTGACTCCAGCGAGGAGCAGGTAGAAGAGAATGAAGAGCTGACACAGGACGCCTCTCCTCAACCAGCCGGCCAATCGTACGCAGCCACTGTGGCGCTTCCTTCAACCCcgccctcctccaccaccctcaTGG GTTACTCTGAAGATGGCGGAGCCCAGAAGGGCGAGGTTATTCCAGAGCACGAATTCGCCGAGAGCCCCATCTGTCTGGACGACGAGAACGAGTTCCCTCCGGTCGGCAACCAGAGTAACTGA
- the LOC122759274 gene encoding WD repeat domain phosphoinositide-interacting protein 1-like isoform X2, whose translation MEPQDLPDFAEVDRGFICASFNQDTTSLSVGTKTGYRLFSVTAVDKLDCIHEGVECPDVYIVERLFSSSLVVVVSLSMPRRMNVYHFKKGTEICNYSYSNNILSVRLNRQRLVVCLEESIYIHNIKDMKLLKTLLNTPTNLSGLCALSVNHGNSYLAYPGSATIGEITIYDANNLSTVTLIQAHDSPLAALTFNASGTKLASASEKGTVIRVFSIPEGQRLFEFRRGMKRYVSISSLSFSADAQFLCASSNTETVHIFKLEQHSPSQEEESPTWSAYVGKMFTAASTYLPAQVSDMMHQDRAFATVRLNMFGLKNICALAMIQKLPRLLVASSDGFLYVYNVDPQDGGECVLVQKHRLFDSSEEQVEENEELTQDASPQPAGQSYAATVALPSTPPSSTTLMGYSEDGGAQKGEVIPEHEFAESPICLDDENEFPPVGNQSN comes from the exons ATGGAGCCCCAGGATTTACCGGATTTCGCAGAAGTGGACCGAGGATTCATCTGCGCCTCGTTTAACCAGGACACCAC TTCTCTGTCTGTGGGCACCAAGACTGGCTACCGACTCTTCTCAGTCACCGCTGTGGACAAACTGGACTGTATCCATGAAGGAG TTGAATGTCCAGACGTGTACATCGTGGAGCGGCTGTTCTCCAGCagcctggtggtggtggtcagtCTGTCCATGCCACGGCGAATGAACGTCTACCACTTCAAGAAGGGCACGGAGATCTGTAACTACAGCTACTCCAACAACATCCTCTCCGTCAGGCTCAACAGACAG CGGCTGGTGGTTTGTCTGGAGGAGTCCATCTACATCCACAACATCAAAGACATGAAACTACTCAAGACCCTGCTCAACACACCCACCAACCTGTCAG GTCTCTGCGCGCTCTCCGTCAACCACGGTAACTCATACCTGGCGTACCCTGGCAGTGCCACCATCGGAGAGATCACCATCTACGATGCAAACAACCTG AGCACGGTGACACTGATTCAGGCCCATGACAGTCCACTGGCGGCTCTCACCTTCAACGCCTCTGGCACCAAACTGGCCAGCGCATCAGAGAAG GGAACTGTGATCAGAGTCTTCAGCATTCCTGAGGGACAGAGGCTGTTTGAATTCCGGCGAGGGATGAAGAG GTATGTTAGCATCAGTTCATTGTCCTTCAGTGCTGATGCCCAGTTCCTCTGCGCGTCCAGCAACACAGAGACGGTCCATATCTTTAAACTGGAGCAGCACAGCCCCAG TCAAGAGGAGGAGTCTCCCACATGGTCAGCATATGTGGGCAAAATGTTCACTGCAGCCAGCACCTACTTGCCCGCCCAGGTGTCAGACATGATGCATCAGGACAGAGCCTTCGCGACCGTTCGCCTCAACATGTTCGGCCTGAAGAACATCTGCGCCCTGGCAAT GATTCAGAAGCTCCCTCGCCTGCTGGTGGCGTCCTCGGACGGATTTCTCTACGTCTATAACGTGGATCCACAAGATGGAGGCGAGTGTGTCCTTGTCCAAAAACACAG GTTGTTTGACTCCAGCGAGGAGCAGGTAGAAGAGAATGAAGAGCTGACACAGGACGCCTCTCCTCAACCAGCCGGCCAATCGTACGCAGCCACTGTGGCGCTTCCTTCAACCCcgccctcctccaccaccctcaTGG GTTACTCTGAAGATGGCGGAGCCCAGAAGGGCGAGGTTATTCCAGAGCACGAATTCGCCGAGAGCCCCATCTGTCTGGACGACGAGAACGAGTTCCCTCCGGTCGGCAACCAGAGTAACTGA
- the LOC122759274 gene encoding WD repeat domain phosphoinositide-interacting protein 1-like isoform X3, which produces MEPQDLPDFAEVDRGFICASFNQDTTQKSRHHQSGSERSSLSVGTKTGYRLFSVTAVDKLDCIHEGVECPDVYIVERLFSSSLVVVVSLSMPRRMNVYHFKKGTEICNYSYSNNILSVRLNRQRLVVCLEESIYIHNIKDMKLLKTLLNTPTNLSGLCALSVNHGNSYLAYPGSATIGEITIYDANNLSTVTLIQAHDSPLAALTFNASGTKLASASEKGTVIRVFSIPEGQRLFEFRRGMKRYVSISSLSFSADAQFLCASSNTETVHIFKLEQHSPSQEEESPTWSAYVGKMFTAASTYLPAQVSDMMHQDRAFATVRLNMFGLKNICALAMIQKLPRLLVASSDGFLYVYNVDPQDGGECVLVQKHSLRLLPAGCLTPARSR; this is translated from the exons ATGGAGCCCCAGGATTTACCGGATTTCGCAGAAGTGGACCGAGGATTCATCTGCGCCTCGTTTAACCAGGACACCAC CCAGAAGTCGAGGCATCACCAGTCAGGAAGTGAACGCAG TTCTCTGTCTGTGGGCACCAAGACTGGCTACCGACTCTTCTCAGTCACCGCTGTGGACAAACTGGACTGTATCCATGAAGGAG TTGAATGTCCAGACGTGTACATCGTGGAGCGGCTGTTCTCCAGCagcctggtggtggtggtcagtCTGTCCATGCCACGGCGAATGAACGTCTACCACTTCAAGAAGGGCACGGAGATCTGTAACTACAGCTACTCCAACAACATCCTCTCCGTCAGGCTCAACAGACAG CGGCTGGTGGTTTGTCTGGAGGAGTCCATCTACATCCACAACATCAAAGACATGAAACTACTCAAGACCCTGCTCAACACACCCACCAACCTGTCAG GTCTCTGCGCGCTCTCCGTCAACCACGGTAACTCATACCTGGCGTACCCTGGCAGTGCCACCATCGGAGAGATCACCATCTACGATGCAAACAACCTG AGCACGGTGACACTGATTCAGGCCCATGACAGTCCACTGGCGGCTCTCACCTTCAACGCCTCTGGCACCAAACTGGCCAGCGCATCAGAGAAG GGAACTGTGATCAGAGTCTTCAGCATTCCTGAGGGACAGAGGCTGTTTGAATTCCGGCGAGGGATGAAGAG GTATGTTAGCATCAGTTCATTGTCCTTCAGTGCTGATGCCCAGTTCCTCTGCGCGTCCAGCAACACAGAGACGGTCCATATCTTTAAACTGGAGCAGCACAGCCCCAG TCAAGAGGAGGAGTCTCCCACATGGTCAGCATATGTGGGCAAAATGTTCACTGCAGCCAGCACCTACTTGCCCGCCCAGGTGTCAGACATGATGCATCAGGACAGAGCCTTCGCGACCGTTCGCCTCAACATGTTCGGCCTGAAGAACATCTGCGCCCTGGCAAT GATTCAGAAGCTCCCTCGCCTGCTGGTGGCGTCCTCGGACGGATTTCTCTACGTCTATAACGTGGATCCACAAGATGGAGGCGAGTGTGTCCTTGTCCAAAAACACAG TCTCCGTCTACTTCCTGCAGGTTGTTTGACTCCAGCGAGGAGCAGGTAG